A genome region from Candidatus Hydrogenedentota bacterium includes the following:
- the lpxA gene encoding acyl-ACP--UDP-N-acetylglucosamine O-acyltransferase, which translates to MKIHPTAIVDPQAELDESVEVQAFTIIGPHVRIGANTIVGPHCVLDGRTVIGERNHFFSGAQIGILSQDLKHRPDLIGRTTIGNDNLFREHVTVSACTLTSRDEEHRVTSIGNHCMFMAYTHVAHDCHVGDGVIMANCASLAGHVEVEDKAILGGLSGVHQECVVGRMAFVGGLSRVARDVPPYMIVDGNPARCCGPNSVGLKRNGLDAAQRARIKAMYKIMFRSNLNTTQAIHEIEASVEDSEERTCFLEFVRRSLRGITK; encoded by the coding sequence ATGAAAATTCATCCTACGGCGATTGTGGACCCGCAAGCGGAATTGGACGAGAGCGTGGAGGTTCAGGCGTTCACGATCATTGGTCCCCATGTGCGGATCGGGGCCAACACGATCGTCGGGCCCCATTGCGTCCTTGACGGGCGGACCGTCATCGGGGAACGAAACCACTTTTTCAGCGGCGCGCAGATCGGCATCCTGTCGCAGGATCTCAAGCACCGGCCCGATCTGATCGGTCGTACGACGATCGGCAACGACAACCTGTTTCGCGAGCACGTGACGGTCAGCGCATGCACGTTGACCAGCCGGGACGAGGAGCACCGGGTGACTTCGATCGGCAATCACTGCATGTTCATGGCCTACACGCACGTGGCGCATGACTGTCATGTGGGCGACGGGGTCATTATGGCCAATTGCGCATCGCTCGCCGGGCACGTCGAAGTCGAGGACAAGGCGATCCTGGGCGGGCTTTCGGGCGTGCATCAGGAATGCGTGGTCGGACGGATGGCGTTTGTGGGCGGGTTGTCCCGCGTGGCGCGGGATGTGCCCCCGTACATGATTGTTGACGGCAATCCCGCGCGCTGCTGCGGGCCCAACAGCGTCGGCCTCAAGCGAAACGGGCTCGATGCGGCGCAAAGGGCGCGCATCAAGGCCATGTACAAAATCATGTTCCGGTCAAATCTGAACACGACGCAGGCAATCCATGAAATCGAAGCCTCCGTGGAAGACAGCGAAGAACGGACGTGTTTTTTGGAATTCGTGCGGCGTTCGCTTCGTGGAATAACGAAGTAG